A stretch of the Bacillus anthracis str. Vollum genome encodes the following:
- the topB gene encoding DNA topoisomerase III — MAKSVVIAEKPSVARDIARVLKCDKKGNGYLEGSKYIVTWALGHLVTLADPESYDVKYKKWNLEDLPMLPERLKLTVIKQTGKQFNAVKSQLLRKDVNEIIVATDAGREGELVARWIIDKVRINKPIKRLWISSVTDKAIKDGFANLKPGKAYDNLYASAVARSEADWYIGLNATRALTTRFNAQLNCGRVQTPTVAMIANREDEIKNFKAQTYYGIEAQTTNQLKLTWQDANGNSRSFNKEKIDGIVKGLDKHNATVLEIDKKQKKSFSPGLYDLTELQRDANKKFGYSAKETLNIMQKLYEQHKVLTYPRTDSRYISSDIVGTLPERLKACGVGEYRPLAHKVLQKPIKANKSFVDDSKVSDHHAIIPTEGYVNFSAFTDKERKIYDLVVKRFLAVLFPAFEYEQLTLRTKVGNETFIARGKTILHAGWKEVYENRFEDDDVTDDVKEQLLPRIEKGDTLTVKLIMQTSGQTKAPARFNEATLLSAMENPTKYMDTQNKQLADTLKSTGGLGTVATRADIIDKLFNSFLIEKRGKDIHITSKGRQLLDLVPEELKSPTLTGEWEQKLEAIAKGKLKKEVFISEMKNYTKEIVSEIKSSDKKYKHDNISTKSCPDCGKPMLEVNGKKGKMLVCQDRECGHRKNVSRTTNARCPQCKKKLELRGEGAGQIFACKCGYREKLSTFQERRKKESGNKADKRDVQKYMKQQKKEEEPLNNPFAEALKKLKFD, encoded by the coding sequence ATGGCAAAAAGCGTTGTAATCGCTGAAAAACCTTCCGTTGCACGAGATATTGCGCGTGTACTGAAGTGCGACAAAAAAGGAAACGGCTACCTTGAAGGTAGTAAATATATTGTAACTTGGGCTTTAGGTCATCTTGTTACATTAGCTGATCCAGAAAGCTATGATGTGAAATATAAAAAGTGGAATTTAGAAGATTTACCGATGCTACCTGAGCGTTTGAAATTAACTGTTATTAAACAAACAGGGAAACAATTTAATGCTGTGAAGAGTCAGCTTCTTAGAAAAGATGTAAATGAAATCATTGTAGCGACAGACGCTGGACGTGAAGGAGAATTGGTTGCTCGTTGGATTATTGATAAGGTTCGAATTAACAAACCAATTAAACGTCTATGGATTTCATCTGTTACTGATAAAGCAATTAAAGATGGTTTCGCAAATTTAAAACCAGGTAAAGCATATGACAATTTATACGCTTCAGCTGTCGCACGTTCAGAAGCTGACTGGTATATCGGTCTTAACGCGACTCGAGCTTTAACGACTCGCTTTAATGCCCAGCTTAACTGTGGCCGTGTGCAAACACCTACTGTTGCTATGATCGCTAATCGTGAAGATGAAATAAAGAACTTCAAAGCTCAAACTTACTACGGCATTGAAGCTCAAACAACAAATCAATTAAAACTAACGTGGCAAGATGCAAATGGCAATAGCCGCAGTTTTAATAAAGAAAAAATTGATGGTATTGTAAAAGGTTTAGATAAACATAATGCTACTGTTTTAGAAATTGATAAAAAACAGAAGAAGTCATTCTCTCCTGGTCTTTACGATTTAACTGAATTGCAACGTGATGCCAATAAAAAGTTCGGTTACTCTGCGAAAGAAACATTGAATATTATGCAGAAATTGTATGAACAACATAAAGTGCTAACATACCCTCGTACAGATTCGCGTTACATTTCATCTGATATCGTTGGAACACTTCCAGAACGTCTAAAGGCGTGCGGCGTTGGGGAATATCGTCCTTTAGCACATAAAGTATTACAAAAGCCTATCAAGGCTAATAAATCATTTGTTGATGATAGTAAAGTAAGCGATCACCACGCAATTATTCCGACAGAAGGATACGTTAACTTCTCAGCCTTCACAGATAAAGAACGTAAAATTTATGATTTAGTTGTCAAACGTTTCTTAGCTGTTTTATTCCCAGCATTCGAATACGAACAACTAACGTTACGCACAAAGGTCGGCAATGAAACATTCATTGCACGCGGAAAGACAATTTTACATGCCGGTTGGAAAGAAGTATATGAAAATCGCTTTGAAGATGATGATGTAACTGATGACGTAAAAGAGCAACTTTTACCTCGCATTGAAAAAGGCGATACATTAACTGTAAAGTTAATTATGCAAACATCAGGTCAAACGAAAGCACCTGCACGTTTTAACGAAGCGACTTTACTTTCAGCAATGGAAAATCCTACAAAATATATGGATACGCAAAATAAACAACTTGCTGATACGTTAAAATCAACTGGTGGATTAGGTACTGTGGCAACACGAGCTGATATTATCGACAAACTATTCAATTCATTCTTAATTGAAAAACGCGGGAAAGATATTCACATTACTTCAAAAGGCCGTCAGTTACTTGATTTAGTACCAGAAGAGTTAAAATCACCTACACTAACTGGTGAGTGGGAACAAAAACTAGAGGCAATTGCAAAAGGTAAACTGAAAAAAGAAGTATTCATTTCCGAAATGAAGAACTATACGAAAGAAATTGTTTCTGAAATTAAATCGAGTGATAAAAAATATAAACATGACAACATTTCAACAAAGTCTTGTCCAGATTGCGGGAAACCAATGCTAGAGGTAAACGGCAAAAAAGGAAAAATGCTCGTTTGCCAAGACCGTGAATGTGGTCATCGTAAAAATGTATCTCGTACAACAAACGCTCGTTGCCCTCAGTGTAAGAAGAAGTTAGAATTACGTGGTGAAGGTGCAGGACAAATCTTTGCATGTAAATGTGGCTATCGCGAGAAATTATCCACATTCCAAGAAAGACGTAAAAAGGAATCTGGAAACAAAGCTGATAAGCGTGACGTTCAAAAATATATGAAACAGCAGAAAAAAGAGGAAGAACCATTAAATAACCCATTCGCAGAAGCATTAAAGAAATTAAAATTTGATTAA
- a CDS encoding endonuclease/exonuclease/phosphatase family protein gives MKLLTLNCHSWQEENQIEKIKYLAKVIQEEEYDVIALQEVSQSIGAKNVCGNKKEDNFGLLLLEELKALHVKDYNITWDFSHIGYDVYEEGLAIITKHNVVKEDTFFISENKDTTYWKTRKIVSATIAYNGKNITFYSCHLGWWNDEEELFKGQVNRLMERVDSNELSFLMGDFNNNARLQGEGYEYMMQEGLYDTYELAIEKDEGTTVQGEIAGWDENKHNLRIDLILCNRSEKIRSSKVVFNGTNRKIISDHFGVEVQVDI, from the coding sequence ATGAAATTGCTAACTTTAAACTGTCACTCTTGGCAAGAAGAAAATCAAATAGAAAAGATAAAATATCTTGCTAAAGTCATTCAAGAAGAAGAGTACGATGTCATCGCATTGCAAGAAGTAAGTCAGTCGATAGGGGCTAAAAATGTATGCGGTAACAAGAAAGAAGATAATTTTGGACTTTTACTATTAGAAGAGTTAAAAGCGTTACATGTAAAAGATTACAATATTACTTGGGATTTCTCTCATATTGGTTATGATGTGTATGAAGAAGGGTTAGCGATCATAACGAAGCATAATGTTGTAAAAGAAGATACGTTCTTTATTTCAGAAAATAAGGATACAACGTATTGGAAAACACGCAAAATTGTAAGTGCAACAATTGCTTATAATGGTAAGAACATCACGTTTTACTCTTGCCACCTCGGTTGGTGGAATGATGAAGAAGAATTATTTAAAGGTCAAGTGAATCGTTTGATGGAGCGTGTAGATAGCAATGAACTTTCCTTCTTAATGGGTGATTTTAATAATAACGCTCGTTTGCAAGGAGAGGGTTATGAATATATGATGCAAGAAGGTTTGTACGACACATATGAATTAGCAATAGAGAAGGATGAAGGAACAACTGTCCAAGGTGAGATTGCTGGTTGGGATGAAAATAAACATAATTTACGAATCGATCTAATATTGTGTAACCGAAGTGAAAAAATTCGTTCTTCAAAAGTCGTGTTTAATGGTACAAACCGAAAAATAATTTCAGATCATTTCGGTGTAGAAGTACAAGTAGATATATAA
- a CDS encoding anaerobic C4-dicarboxylate transporter family protein, giving the protein MFWLQFLTLLLCIFIGARLGGVGLGVMGGVGMAILVFVFHLQPTAPPIDVMLMILAVITAAGALQAAGGMDYLVHLAEKALRKNPKRITFFAPIVTYLFTLCAGTGHVAYSVLPVIAEVSRESGIRPERPMSIAVIASQQAITASPISAATVALLAMLADYKITLLDILKVSIPSTFIACMIAAFVASKMGKELNEDPEYLKRLKEGMIPKIEEKKEFVGVKGAKLSVILFLVGTFLVVLLGSFEALRPGWIVDGKLARLSMPNTIEMVMLTIAALIIIFCKPNVESIVSGNVFKAGATAVVAIFGIAWMGDTFFNGNLNMIQGSIQHLVTSAPWLFAIALFILSILLYSQAATVRALMPLGLSLGIPPALLIAMFPAVNGYFFIPNYGTIVAAINFDRTGTTGIGKYVLNHSFMIPGLIATFTSIGIGMLLISIMF; this is encoded by the coding sequence ATGTTTTGGCTACAATTTCTTACATTACTACTCTGCATTTTTATTGGCGCACGTCTAGGCGGAGTTGGTCTAGGAGTAATGGGTGGCGTTGGTATGGCAATACTTGTTTTCGTCTTCCACTTACAACCTACAGCTCCTCCTATTGATGTCATGCTTATGATTTTAGCAGTAATTACAGCTGCTGGTGCACTCCAAGCCGCTGGAGGAATGGACTACCTTGTTCATCTGGCCGAGAAAGCATTACGAAAAAATCCAAAACGCATTACATTCTTTGCTCCAATTGTTACTTATTTATTTACACTTTGTGCAGGAACTGGTCACGTTGCTTATTCTGTACTTCCTGTTATCGCAGAAGTCTCTCGCGAATCTGGAATTAGACCGGAACGACCAATGTCAATTGCCGTAATTGCTTCCCAACAAGCAATTACAGCTAGTCCTATATCAGCTGCAACAGTTGCACTTTTAGCAATGTTAGCTGACTATAAAATCACCTTATTAGATATTTTAAAAGTAAGTATCCCTTCTACTTTCATCGCTTGTATGATAGCTGCATTTGTTGCTAGCAAAATGGGGAAAGAATTAAATGAAGACCCTGAATACTTAAAGCGATTAAAAGAAGGAATGATTCCTAAGATTGAAGAGAAAAAAGAATTTGTTGGTGTAAAAGGCGCTAAATTATCAGTTATCCTTTTCTTAGTAGGAACTTTCCTTGTCGTACTTCTTGGTTCATTTGAAGCACTTCGTCCAGGATGGATAGTTGATGGGAAGTTAGCCCGTCTTTCCATGCCAAACACAATTGAAATGGTTATGTTAACGATCGCAGCTCTTATTATTATTTTCTGTAAACCAAATGTAGAAAGCATCGTGTCTGGTAACGTCTTTAAAGCGGGGGCAACAGCAGTTGTTGCTATTTTCGGTATCGCTTGGATGGGAGATACTTTCTTTAACGGAAACTTAAATATGATTCAAGGATCAATTCAGCATCTAGTAACAAGTGCGCCATGGCTATTTGCCATCGCATTATTCATTCTATCTATTTTACTATATAGCCAAGCAGCGACAGTACGCGCTTTAATGCCTCTTGGATTATCACTCGGTATTCCACCAGCACTACTAATCGCAATGTTCCCTGCAGTAAATGGATATTTCTTCATTCCAAACTACGGAACAATCGTTGCTGCCATTAACTTTGATCGTACTGGTACAACTGGCATTGGTAAATATGTTTTAAATCATAGCTTTATGATTCCAGGCCTAATCGCAACATTCACTTCTATCGGAATTGGAATGCTCTTAATATCAATTATGTTTTAA
- a CDS encoding YhgE/Pip domain-containing protein, whose amino-acid sequence MKQIWRIYKTDLRNVAKHWAAIVIVVGLMILPSLYAWFNIKASWDPYGNTKEVPIAVSNQDAGSNLRGKDINIGNEIVDSLKKNKNLGWKFVDEKQAIYGVERGDYYASITIPKDFSEKIATVLDENPQKPELDYYVNEKVNAIAPKITAKGASGITEEISKNFVKTANGEIFKIFNDLGIDLETNLPSIEKVKDLVFKLEAQFPEMNTLMDKALDDATRAEDLVKVAQKELPVVESVINDGQEALTNLDKFFANNDQTLQNAPGTIRNHLTAAKNVMDKANAFTDFLMHPGIDFSGMKGLPEFPARPDLSKLNDEGYKNIARNINQTVNNVLNSARAGTTYGKSVVNGLQNGQFDPEKAKQDLNAVSENLQGRTDSIAYLINVFTELQKSATTDFGQSFFQGRVDRLTKLKSGMENANNGIKDIVNVIGTGQEVKKDVTDVANQKLDAANGLIDQAEKDYNETFVADYKKAVSTVDQAKADANEAYDSVKNEYDKFKNGVEDAKANISNKGVTDLEWAKVSLNDLNGQLQATNNLIGDAIPVLESTNKVLADVNSGKNLNGGIAKLNKIQNSVQKGIDATNKATTLINNGQKPTKEVVESINEATQNASAQLGDFLATYDSEIVPNFNTAIERTKRMSKNTSQILKEADKKLPDVKKLLEDSSKGLVDGRKKLADIKAEMPATEKKIKELADKIRDFESEEDLKDIIRLLKNDVEKQSDYFANPVNLKENKLFAMPNYGSAMSPFYTVLALWVGALLMVSLLTVEVHEEGANYKSHEIYFGRLLTFLTMGLSQAFIVSMGDIFLLGTYVVDKFWFVLFSLFIGGVFVCIVYSLVSIFGNVGKSMAIILLVLQVAGSGGTFPIQMTPAFFQAIYPFLPFTYAISAIRETVGGMLWDIVTRDLLVLSAFVVVMIVAALLLKTPINKSSEKFVENAKGSKIIH is encoded by the coding sequence ATGAAACAAATTTGGCGTATTTATAAGACAGATTTACGAAATGTAGCCAAACATTGGGCTGCAATTGTTATTGTTGTAGGGTTAATGATTTTACCATCGTTATATGCATGGTTTAACATTAAAGCTTCCTGGGATCCGTATGGAAATACAAAAGAGGTTCCCATTGCAGTTTCTAACCAAGATGCAGGCTCTAATTTAAGAGGGAAAGATATTAATATCGGGAACGAGATTGTAGATTCTCTGAAGAAAAACAAAAATCTTGGTTGGAAATTTGTAGATGAAAAGCAAGCAATTTACGGAGTTGAACGCGGGGATTACTATGCGAGCATTACAATCCCAAAAGACTTCTCTGAAAAGATTGCAACGGTTCTGGATGAAAATCCACAGAAACCAGAACTTGATTACTATGTAAATGAAAAGGTAAACGCGATTGCACCAAAAATTACAGCAAAAGGTGCATCAGGTATTACAGAAGAAATTAGTAAAAACTTTGTTAAAACAGCAAATGGTGAGATTTTTAAAATCTTCAATGACCTTGGAATCGATTTAGAAACAAACTTACCAAGTATTGAGAAAGTAAAAGATCTTGTATTTAAGTTAGAAGCGCAGTTCCCAGAAATGAATACACTGATGGATAAGGCGTTAGATGATGCGACTCGAGCAGAGGATCTAGTAAAAGTAGCGCAAAAAGAGTTGCCAGTTGTAGAAAGTGTTATTAATGATGGGCAAGAAGCGTTAACAAATTTAGATAAGTTCTTTGCAAACAATGATCAAACATTGCAAAATGCACCTGGGACGATACGAAATCATTTAACAGCGGCTAAAAATGTAATGGATAAAGCTAATGCTTTTACGGATTTTTTAATGCATCCAGGAATAGACTTTTCTGGTATGAAAGGATTGCCTGAGTTTCCAGCGCGTCCGGATCTTTCAAAGTTGAACGATGAAGGTTATAAAAATATTGCAAGAAATATTAATCAAACAGTGAATAACGTTTTAAACTCGGCACGTGCAGGAACAACATACGGTAAAAGTGTTGTAAACGGATTGCAAAATGGTCAATTTGATCCAGAAAAGGCAAAACAAGATCTTAATGCGGTTTCTGAAAATCTTCAAGGTCGTACAGATAGTATTGCATATCTTATTAATGTATTTACTGAACTACAAAAATCAGCGACGACTGATTTTGGTCAAAGCTTTTTCCAAGGCCGTGTGGATCGCTTAACTAAGCTTAAAAGCGGTATGGAAAATGCAAACAACGGTATTAAAGACATTGTAAATGTTATTGGCACAGGACAAGAAGTAAAGAAAGATGTAACAGATGTAGCAAATCAAAAATTAGATGCAGCAAATGGATTAATTGATCAAGCAGAAAAAGATTATAATGAAACATTTGTAGCAGATTATAAAAAAGCAGTTAGCACAGTCGATCAAGCTAAAGCTGATGCAAATGAAGCGTATGATAGTGTGAAAAATGAATATGATAAGTTCAAAAATGGTGTTGAAGATGCTAAAGCAAACATATCAAATAAAGGTGTAACTGATTTAGAATGGGCAAAAGTATCTTTAAACGATTTAAATGGTCAATTACAAGCTACTAATAATCTAATTGGTGATGCGATTCCGGTTTTAGAAAGCACAAATAAGGTATTAGCAGATGTAAATAGCGGAAAAAACCTTAATGGCGGAATTGCAAAATTGAACAAAATACAAAATTCTGTTCAAAAAGGTATAGATGCAACGAATAAGGCAACTACACTAATTAACAATGGACAGAAGCCTACAAAAGAGGTTGTAGAAAGTATTAATGAAGCAACTCAAAATGCTTCAGCTCAATTAGGAGATTTCTTAGCAACATATGATTCAGAAATCGTTCCAAACTTTAACACAGCAATTGAACGTACGAAACGTATGTCTAAAAACACATCTCAAATTTTAAAAGAAGCAGACAAAAAGCTTCCAGATGTTAAAAAATTACTAGAAGATTCATCAAAAGGTTTAGTAGACGGTAGAAAGAAATTAGCAGATATTAAAGCTGAAATGCCAGCTACTGAGAAAAAGATTAAAGAATTAGCAGATAAAATTCGTGATTTTGAATCTGAAGAGGATTTAAAAGACATCATCCGTTTGTTGAAAAACGATGTTGAGAAGCAAAGTGATTACTTTGCAAATCCAGTAAATTTAAAAGAGAATAAATTATTTGCAATGCCGAACTATGGTTCAGCAATGTCACCATTCTATACAGTGCTTGCATTATGGGTAGGCGCATTATTAATGGTTTCGTTATTAACAGTAGAAGTACATGAAGAGGGCGCGAATTATAAGAGCCATGAAATTTACTTCGGACGTTTATTAACATTCTTAACGATGGGTCTTTCACAGGCGTTTATCGTATCGATGGGAGATATATTCTTACTCGGTACGTACGTAGTCGATAAGTTCTGGTTTGTATTATTTAGTTTATTTATAGGTGGAGTATTTGTTTGTATCGTGTACTCACTCGTTTCTATTTTCGGAAACGTAGGGAAATCGATGGCGATCATTTTACTTGTACTGCAAGTAGCAGGATCGGGCGGAACATTCCCAATTCAAATGACACCGGCGTTCTTCCAAGCGATTTATCCGTTCTTACCGTTCACATACGCAATTAGTGCAATTCGTGAAACAGTAGGCGGAATGCTATGGGATATTGTAACGCGAGATTTACTTGTGTTAAGTGCTTTCGTAGTAGTTATGATTGTTGCTGCGTTATTACTGAAAACACCAATTAACAAATCAAGTGAAAAATTCGTTGAGAATGCAAAAGGAAGTAAAATCATTCACTAA
- the thiM gene encoding hydroxyethylthiazole kinase gives MNTKEISKVVDLVRESNPLVHNITNVVVTNFTANGLLALGASPVMAYAKEEVAEMASIAGALVLNMGTLRPDEVEAMLLAGKSANRNDVPVLFDPVGAGATSYRTEVARHIPAEIELAIIRGNAAEIANVINEKWEIKGVDAGAGNGNVVSIAKQAADELNTVAVITGKEDVVTDGERTIVIRNGHSILTKITGTGCLLTSVIGAFVAVEKDYVKAAVAALTFYGVAAELAAAKTVEKGPGSFQIEFLNQLANTTSGDIEKYGKIEVI, from the coding sequence ATGAATACGAAAGAAATTAGCAAAGTAGTGGATTTGGTGAGAGAATCTAATCCGCTCGTTCATAATATTACAAATGTTGTTGTAACAAATTTTACAGCTAACGGTTTATTAGCATTAGGGGCATCGCCTGTAATGGCGTATGCAAAAGAAGAAGTAGCAGAAATGGCTAGCATTGCTGGAGCGTTAGTATTAAATATGGGGACACTTCGTCCTGACGAGGTAGAAGCGATGTTACTTGCTGGTAAGTCGGCTAATAGGAATGATGTACCGGTACTGTTTGATCCGGTTGGCGCAGGGGCAACTTCGTATCGAACAGAAGTTGCGAGACATATTCCGGCTGAAATCGAATTAGCAATTATTCGCGGAAATGCAGCTGAAATAGCGAACGTTATTAATGAAAAATGGGAAATTAAAGGGGTAGACGCTGGTGCTGGAAATGGTAATGTCGTAAGTATTGCAAAGCAGGCAGCAGATGAACTAAATACAGTTGCGGTGATTACTGGAAAAGAAGATGTTGTTACAGATGGAGAGCGAACTATTGTTATTCGAAATGGTCACTCTATTTTAACGAAAATTACGGGAACTGGTTGTTTACTAACTTCTGTAATAGGAGCATTTGTAGCGGTAGAAAAGGATTATGTAAAGGCTGCAGTAGCGGCATTAACGTTTTATGGTGTAGCCGCGGAACTAGCAGCTGCTAAGACAGTAGAAAAAGGACCTGGTAGTTTCCAAATTGAATTTTTAAATCAGTTAGCCAATACGACTTCGGGTGATATAGAAAAGTATGGGAAGATTGAGGTTATATAG
- the thiE gene encoding thiamine phosphate synthase: MSRISKAEMSKLLSVYFIMGSNNCTKDPLQVLREALEGFITIFQFREKGEGALTGEERICFAKELQAICKEYGVPFIVNDDVELALELDADGVHVGQDDEGITSVREKMGDKIVGVSTHTIEEARWVIENGADYLGVGPIFPTSTKKDTKAVQGTKGLAHFREQGITIPIVGIGGISIENTASVIEAGADGVSVISAISLAESAYESTKKLVEEVSRSL, from the coding sequence ATGTCACGTATTTCAAAGGCAGAAATGTCTAAGTTATTATCAGTATATTTTATTATGGGAAGTAACAATTGTACGAAGGATCCACTGCAAGTATTGAGAGAGGCACTTGAAGGTTTTATAACAATTTTTCAATTTCGTGAAAAGGGAGAAGGTGCTTTAACGGGAGAAGAGCGTATTTGTTTCGCAAAAGAATTACAAGCAATTTGTAAGGAATACGGTGTACCATTCATCGTAAATGATGATGTGGAACTAGCCCTCGAGTTAGATGCAGATGGCGTGCATGTTGGACAAGATGATGAAGGAATTACTTCTGTTCGTGAAAAAATGGGTGATAAAATTGTTGGTGTATCTACCCATACAATTGAAGAAGCACGCTGGGTAATTGAAAACGGAGCTGATTATTTAGGAGTTGGCCCAATTTTTCCGACGAGTACGAAAAAGGATACGAAAGCGGTGCAAGGAACGAAAGGTTTAGCTCATTTTAGAGAGCAAGGAATTACAATACCGATTGTTGGGATTGGTGGCATTTCAATTGAAAATACAGCTTCGGTTATAGAAGCAGGTGCGGATGGTGTTTCCGTTATTTCTGCGATTAGTTTAGCGGAATCTGCCTATGAAAGTACGAAGAAATTAGTAGAGGAAGTAAGTAGGAGTTTGTAG
- a CDS encoding PTS transporter subunit IIBC produces MKITSFDFWQKFGKALLVVVAVMPAVGLMISIGKLIGMSAGDINAVHTIARVMEDIGWAIITNLHILFAVAIGGSWAKDRAGGAFAALLAFVLTNRITGAIFGVNAEMLADSKAKVSSVLAGDLIVKDYFTSVLGAPALNMGVFVGIITGFLGATLYNKYYNYNKLPQALAFFNGKRFVPFVVIVWSTVTAIVLSLLWPFIQSGLNEFGRWIAASKDSAPVVAPFVYGTLERLLLPFGLHHMLTIPMNYTELGGTYTMLTGSKIGQVVAGQDPLWLAWITDLNNLLANGDTKAYNDLLNNVVPARFKAGQVIGSTAALMGIAFAMFRNVDKEKRAKYKPMFLSAALAVFLTGVTEPIEFMFMFIAPVLYVVYAITTGLAFALADLINLRVHAFGFIELITRTPMMVNAGLTRDLINFVIVSLVFFGLNFTLFNFLIKKFNLPTPGRAGNYIDNEDEASEGTGNVQEGSLATKVIDLLGGKENIADVDACMTRLRVTVKDLDVVAPEAQWKQNGALGLIVKDKGVQAVYGPKADVLKSDIQDMLGA; encoded by the coding sequence ATGAAAATTACGTCTTTTGATTTTTGGCAAAAGTTCGGGAAAGCATTATTAGTTGTTGTAGCTGTAATGCCAGCAGTTGGTTTAATGATTTCTATCGGTAAGTTAATTGGAATGTCTGCTGGGGATATTAACGCAGTTCATACAATCGCTCGCGTAATGGAAGACATCGGTTGGGCAATTATTACAAATCTACACATCTTATTCGCAGTAGCAATTGGGGGATCTTGGGCGAAAGATCGCGCAGGTGGTGCATTTGCAGCGCTATTAGCATTCGTCTTAACGAATAGAATTACAGGAGCTATATTTGGCGTAAACGCTGAAATGTTAGCGGATTCAAAAGCGAAAGTTTCTTCAGTATTAGCAGGAGATTTAATTGTAAAAGATTACTTTACTTCTGTACTTGGTGCACCAGCATTAAACATGGGAGTTTTCGTAGGGATCATCACAGGTTTCTTAGGAGCTACTTTATATAACAAATATTATAACTATAACAAACTGCCACAGGCATTAGCATTCTTTAACGGAAAACGATTCGTACCATTCGTTGTAATTGTTTGGTCTACAGTAACTGCAATTGTATTATCACTTTTATGGCCATTCATCCAAAGTGGATTAAATGAATTCGGTCGCTGGATCGCAGCTTCAAAAGATAGTGCACCAGTTGTTGCACCATTTGTATATGGAACATTAGAGCGTTTACTATTACCATTCGGTTTACACCATATGTTAACGATTCCGATGAACTATACAGAGCTAGGTGGAACATATACGATGTTAACTGGCTCGAAAATTGGACAAGTTGTAGCAGGACAGGATCCTTTATGGCTTGCATGGATTACAGATTTAAACAACTTATTAGCAAATGGAGATACAAAAGCATATAACGATCTATTAAATAATGTTGTACCAGCTCGTTTCAAAGCGGGACAAGTTATCGGTTCAACAGCAGCATTAATGGGTATTGCTTTCGCGATGTTCCGTAATGTTGATAAAGAAAAACGTGCAAAATATAAACCAATGTTCTTATCAGCAGCATTAGCAGTATTCTTAACAGGTGTAACAGAACCAATTGAATTCATGTTCATGTTTATTGCTCCAGTATTATATGTTGTATATGCAATTACAACAGGACTTGCATTCGCATTAGCAGATTTAATTAACTTGCGTGTTCACGCATTTGGATTTATTGAGTTAATTACTCGTACACCGATGATGGTGAATGCAGGACTAACTAGAGATTTAATCAATTTCGTTATCGTTTCATTAGTATTCTTCGGTCTGAACTTTACATTATTCAATTTCTTAATTAAAAAGTTCAACTTACCAACACCAGGACGTGCAGGTAACTATATTGATAACGAAGATGAGGCATCAGAAGGAACAGGAAATGTACAAGAGGGTTCTTTAGCAACAAAGGTTATTGATTTATTAGGTGGAAAAGAAAATATTGCTGACGTAGATGCTTGTATGACACGTTTACGTGTAACAGTAAAAGATTTAGATGTTGTTGCACCAGAAGCACAGTGGAAACAAAATGGTGCTTTAGGACTTATCGTAAAAGATAAAGGTGTACAAGCAGTATATGGTCCGAAAGCTGACGTATTAAAGTCAGACATTCAAGATATGTTAGGTGCGTAA